The following proteins come from a genomic window of Triticum aestivum cultivar Chinese Spring chromosome 6A, IWGSC CS RefSeq v2.1, whole genome shotgun sequence:
- the LOC123131676 gene encoding uncharacterized protein — MTHEGSGGGGGGETALRPGPPQAAAPLEDEDVLGEILVRLPPLPSSLVRAAAVSRLWGRLAADRAFLRRFRTHHRRPPVLGVFEERDGELVFTPLLDAPDRIPRERFSMRFWHVLGCWTLLGYRHGRVLMVNQDLALLLVFAPLVGGRRGLRAVVIPPDFVDGEYAVANGAVVCAAGGEQGHVHGDCHSGPFKVVLVATRVRHPVLARVYSSDTGEWGDLVVMAEPCVVSSFPSTLVGNALYWWLKKCQHEDGILKFDLDSQTLSVVRRPIFDRIPSCSIRIIRGEHGGVGLAVFSYPRFQIWERMVNSHGTAIWVLRKTARMHSMLQYAMLTIVGYSEDGDALLLTVSFGGGVAAYSFMLQLESMEWTNLNQTFLEYSYHPFAYFYTAGTVRASSTAPAIEPPQQRSTIPAIVPQQQ; from the exons atgactcacgagggctccggcggcggcggcggcggcgagacggcCCTCCGCCCCGGCCCTCCGCAGGCGGCGGCGCCGCTGGAAGACGAGGACGTCCTGGGCGAGATCCTCGTCCGTCTCCCCCCGCTGCCCTCCTCgctcgtccgcgccgccgccgtctcgaggctCTGGGGCCGCCTCGCCGCGGACCGCGCCTTcctccgccgcttccgcacccACCACCGGAGGCCCCCCGTCctcggcgtcttcgaggagcgcgACGGGGAGCTGGTGTTCACCCCGCTCCTCGACGCCCCGGACCGGATCCCCCGCGAGCGCTTCTCCATGCGGTTCTGGCACGTGCTCGGTTGCTGGACCTTGCTCGGGTACCGCCACGGCCGCGTCCTCATGGTCAACCAGGATCTGGCCCTGCTCCTCGTTTTCGCCCCTCTCGTCGGCGGCCGCCGCGGCCTCCGCGCCGTGGTGATTCCTCCGGATTTCGTCGACGGCGAGTACGCCGTCGCCAACGGAGCGGTGGTCTGCGCTGCCGGCGGCGAGCAGGGCCACGTGCACGGAGACTGCCACTCGGGCCCCTTCAAGGTGGTTCTGGTGGCCACCAGAGTGAGACACCCGGTCCTAGCCCGGGTCTACTCCTCGGACACCGGTGAGTGGGGAGATCTTGTCGTAATGGCGGAACCATGTGTTGTTAGCAGCTTCCCCTCCACCCTCGTCGGCAATGCTCTTTACTGGTGGCTAAAAAAGTGTCAGCACGAGGATGGCATACTCAAGTTCGATTTGGATAGCCAGACACTATCTGTGGTCAGGAGGCCTATTTTTGATCGCATTCCCAGTTGCAGCATCCGGATCATCAGGGGAGAGCATGGCGGTGTTGGCCTCGCTGTATTTTCGTACCCGAGGTTCCAAATCTGGGAACGCATGGTCAATAGTCATGGTACTGCCATATGGGTGCTGCGAAAGACGGCTCGCATGCATAGTAtgcttcagtatgctatgctgactATAGTAGGGTACTCTGAGGATGGGGATGCGCTTCTTCTAACAGTGTCCTTCGGTGGGGGTGTGGCCGCCTACAGCTTCATGCTTCAACTTGAGTCAATGGAGTGGACGAATCTTAATCAAACATTTTTGGAGTATTCCTACCATCCGTTTGCATACTTCTATACTGCAG GTACTGTCAGAGCGTCAAGTACCGCTCCAGCCATTGAGCCACCACAGCAGCGAAGTACAATTCCAGCCATTGTGCCGCAACAGCAGTGA